A genomic window from Flavobacterium sp. I3-2 includes:
- a CDS encoding SDR family oxidoreductase, producing MNFSEKMLRDNALSDKVIIVTGGGSGLGKSMTTYFLELGAKVAITSRDIEKLTKTAKELEEKTDGTCLAIACDVRHYDQVENMLQSVIDAFGKVDILVNNAAGNFISPTERLSANAFDTIIDIVLKGSKNCTLALGKHWIDTKQTNKNVLNIVTTYAWTGSGYVVPSATAKAGVLAMTRSLAVEWAKYGIRMNAIAPGPFPTAGAWDRLLPGDLKDKFDITKRVPLRRVGDHQELANLAAYLVSDFSAYINGEVVTIDGGEWLQGAGEFNMLEKIPTEMWDMLEAMIKQKKNS from the coding sequence ATGAATTTTTCAGAAAAAATGTTACGAGATAATGCACTCTCAGATAAAGTTATTATTGTTACTGGTGGCGGTAGTGGTTTAGGTAAATCAATGACAACTTATTTTTTAGAGCTTGGTGCCAAGGTTGCTATTACATCTAGAGATATCGAAAAACTAACCAAGACTGCCAAAGAACTTGAAGAGAAAACAGATGGAACTTGCTTAGCAATTGCGTGTGATGTTCGTCATTACGACCAAGTTGAAAATATGCTTCAAAGTGTGATTGACGCTTTTGGAAAAGTAGATATTTTAGTTAACAATGCAGCCGGAAATTTTATATCGCCGACAGAACGTCTTTCTGCAAATGCTTTTGATACGATAATCGACATTGTTTTAAAAGGAAGCAAAAATTGCACGTTAGCTTTAGGTAAACATTGGATCGATACCAAACAAACCAATAAAAACGTTTTAAATATTGTTACTACTTACGCTTGGACAGGTTCTGGTTATGTTGTTCCATCAGCTACTGCAAAAGCTGGTGTTTTAGCTATGACAAGAAGTTTAGCAGTTGAATGGGCAAAATATGGCATACGAATGAACGCGATTGCGCCTGGACCATTTCCTACAGCAGGTGCTTGGGATAGACTTTTACCTGGCGATTTAAAAGACAAATTCGACATTACAAAACGTGTTCCATTACGTAGAGTTGGAGACCATCAAGAATTAGCCAATTTAGCTGCATATTTAGTTTCTGATTTTTCGGCTTACATCAATGGAGAAGTAGTAACTATCGATGGTGGCGAATGGCTTCAGGGTGCAGGCGAGTTTAATATGCTCGAAAAAATTCCAACAGAAATGTGGGATATGCTTGAAGCAATGATCAAACAAAAAAAGAACAGCTAA
- a CDS encoding ParA family protein, with protein MGKIIAVANQKGGVGKTTTSVNLAASLGALEKKVLLIDADPQANATSGLGIDVEAVEYGTYQILEHSVTPEEASLECTAPNVHLIPAHIDLVAIEIELVDKENREYMLKQALAEIKEQYDYIIIDCAPSLGLLTLNALTAADSVVIPIQCEYFALEGLGKLLNTIKSVQKIHNPELDIEGLLLTMYDSRLRLSNQVVEEVQKHFNDMVFETVIQRNVKLSEAPSFGESIINYDATSKGATNYLNLAQEIINKNAN; from the coding sequence ATGGGTAAAATCATAGCTGTTGCCAATCAAAAAGGTGGAGTTGGTAAAACAACCACTTCTGTTAACTTAGCTGCATCATTAGGTGCTTTAGAAAAAAAGGTATTATTAATCGATGCCGATCCACAGGCCAATGCTACATCTGGCTTAGGAATCGATGTTGAAGCTGTTGAATATGGAACCTATCAAATTTTAGAGCATTCGGTAACACCTGAAGAAGCTTCTTTAGAATGTACAGCTCCGAATGTTCATTTAATTCCTGCTCATATCGATTTAGTTGCGATTGAAATTGAATTAGTAGATAAAGAAAATAGAGAATATATGCTTAAACAAGCATTAGCTGAAATAAAAGAACAATACGACTATATCATTATCGATTGTGCTCCGTCTTTAGGTCTATTAACATTAAATGCTTTAACAGCTGCTGATTCAGTTGTTATTCCAATTCAATGTGAATATTTTGCACTTGAAGGACTTGGTAAACTTTTGAATACTATTAAGAGTGTTCAAAAAATTCACAATCCTGAATTAGACATCGAAGGATTACTTCTTACGATGTATGATTCACGTTTACGTTTATCAAACCAAGTGGTTGAAGAAGTTCAAAAACATTTTAACGATATGGTATTTGAAACGGTTATTCAACGTAACGTTAAATTAAGTGAAGCACCTTCTTTCGGAGAAAGCATTATCAATTACGACGCAACAAGTAAAGGTGCTACAAATTATTTAAATTTAGCACAAGAAATAATTAACAAAAACGCCAACTAA
- a CDS encoding ParB/RepB/Spo0J family partition protein → MAKALKKQALGRGLSALLKDPENDIKSVEDTNADKVVGNIIELELDSIEINPFQPRTNFNEETLKELATSIRELGVIQPITVRKTDFNKYQLISGERRLRASKLAGLTTIPAYIRIANDNESLVMALVENIQRHDLDPIEVALSYQRLIDEIQLTQEQMSERVGKKRSTITNYLRLLKLDPIIQTGIRDGFITMGHGRALINIEDQDAQTDIYQKIILENLSVRETEALVKAYHEGTPENNEKEAPKKKFSYTISETQKKVFTDFFGAKVDVKIAANGKGKINVPFHSAEDLERILKLLEK, encoded by the coding sequence ATGGCCAAAGCATTAAAAAAACAAGCTTTAGGAAGAGGACTTTCAGCATTATTGAAAGATCCTGAAAACGATATTAAATCTGTAGAAGATACAAATGCTGATAAAGTTGTTGGAAACATAATTGAATTAGAACTTGATTCTATCGAAATAAATCCGTTTCAGCCTAGAACAAATTTTAATGAAGAAACATTAAAAGAATTAGCAACTTCTATTAGAGAATTAGGTGTTATTCAACCAATCACAGTAAGAAAAACAGACTTTAATAAATATCAATTAATTTCTGGAGAGCGTCGTTTACGTGCATCAAAACTAGCTGGATTAACAACCATTCCAGCTTATATACGTATTGCCAACGATAATGAATCGCTAGTAATGGCGTTGGTTGAGAACATTCAACGACACGATTTAGATCCGATTGAGGTTGCTTTATCGTACCAACGATTAATTGACGAAATTCAATTAACTCAGGAACAAATGAGTGAACGCGTGGGAAAAAAACGTTCAACCATTACTAATTACCTTCGTTTATTAAAACTAGATCCGATCATTCAAACAGGAATTAGAGATGGTTTTATTACAATGGGACACGGTAGAGCTTTAATTAATATTGAAGATCAGGATGCACAAACAGATATTTATCAAAAAATTATTTTAGAAAATTTATCTGTACGTGAAACTGAAGCTTTAGTAAAAGCATATCACGAAGGAACGCCTGAAAACAACGAAAAAGAAGCTCCAAAAAAGAAATTTTCTTATACCATTTCAGAAACACAAAAGAAAGTTTTCACAGATTTCTTTGGTGCTAAAGTAGATGTCAAAATTGCTGCAAATGGTAAAGGTAAAATCAATGTACCGTTCCATTCTGCAGAAGATTTAGAACGTATTCTTAAATTATTAGAAAAATAG
- a CDS encoding DUF5683 domain-containing protein: MQKVICFFIISLFCYGVCSAQEADSLKLKTNTLTKQAIDPLSPAKAAFYSAVVPGLGQVYNKSYWKVPIVYAGIGTGIYFYVDNQKKYLDYRNEYKRRLQGIHDANDPKFGRLDNDRLIRGQRYHQKNRDLSLVITIAIYALNIVDANVDAHLQQFNVDDDLSFRPSIQYNEFNGTYQFGAQLTFKF; this comes from the coding sequence GTGCAAAAAGTAATTTGTTTTTTTATTATCAGCTTATTTTGTTATGGCGTTTGTTCTGCTCAAGAAGCGGATAGTTTAAAGCTAAAAACAAACACCTTGACCAAACAAGCAATTGATCCGTTATCGCCAGCTAAGGCAGCATTTTATTCTGCTGTTGTTCCTGGATTGGGTCAAGTTTACAATAAAAGTTATTGGAAAGTACCCATTGTTTATGCTGGAATCGGAACAGGAATTTATTTTTACGTTGATAATCAAAAGAAATACCTAGATTACAGAAATGAATACAAGAGAAGACTTCAAGGAATTCATGATGCTAATGATCCAAAATTTGGTCGTTTAGATAATGACCGTTTGATTAGAGGCCAACGGTATCATCAAAAAAACAGAGATTTATCACTGGTAATTACCATAGCAATTTACGCTTTAAACATTGTTGACGCCAATGTAGATGCACATTTACAACAATTTAATGTAGATGATGATTTAAGTTTCAGACCTTCTATTCAATATAATGAATTCAATGGAACCTACCAATTTGGTGCTCAATTAACTTTTAAATTTTAA
- the dapB gene encoding 4-hydroxy-tetrahydrodipicolinate reductase, translating into MKIALLGYGKMGKEIEKIALTRGHQIILKKTSNTNFDGLENADVAIDFSLPSTAIENISTCFNINIPVVSGTTGWLESYPEITALCQSKNGAFLYASNFSVGVNIFFELNNHLAKLMAKLNNYKVSMEEIHHTQKLDAPSGTAISLANGIIENSRYKNWTLENPNETDILIDAKRIANIPGTHSVFYRSEVDEIEIKHEAFSREGFALGAVIAAEWIANKKGIYSMKDVLNLG; encoded by the coding sequence ATGAAAATAGCATTATTAGGCTATGGTAAAATGGGCAAAGAAATTGAGAAAATTGCCTTAACTCGTGGCCATCAAATAATCCTAAAAAAAACAAGCAATACCAACTTTGACGGTCTTGAAAATGCTGATGTAGCTATCGATTTTAGTTTACCTTCGACTGCGATAGAAAATATTTCGACTTGCTTTAATATAAACATTCCAGTTGTTTCTGGAACAACAGGTTGGTTAGAAAGTTATCCTGAAATAACTGCTTTATGTCAATCTAAAAACGGAGCATTTCTTTACGCTTCTAATTTCAGTGTTGGTGTAAATATTTTCTTTGAACTGAATAATCATCTAGCTAAACTGATGGCTAAATTGAACAATTATAAAGTTTCAATGGAAGAAATTCATCACACTCAAAAACTTGACGCACCTTCAGGAACCGCTATTTCATTAGCAAATGGAATCATCGAAAACTCGCGTTACAAAAATTGGACACTTGAAAATCCAAATGAAACTGATATTTTAATCGATGCCAAACGCATTGCAAATATTCCTGGAACACACAGCGTTTTTTATCGTTCAGAAGTAGATGAAATAGAAATTAAACACGAAGCTTTTTCTAGAGAAGGTTTTGCTTTAGGAGCTGTGATTGCTGCTGAATGGATCGCTAACAAAAAAGGAATTTATTCAATGAAAGATGTCTTGAATTTAGGTTAA
- the lepB gene encoding signal peptidase I, translating into MALTELLIIFLIIQVIHFLGTWKLYIKAGRKPLEAAIPIYNAIVLMKIINRPTWWVILLFIPVVNLIMFPVVWVETLRSFGKNSTLDTILGVVTFGFYIYVVNYVQDVKYIKDRSLKPKTETGETISSILFAVVVATIIHTYIIQPFTIPTSSLEKTLLVGDFLFVSKVNYGARTPKTPVAFPMVHDTIPFINKKSYLSSIQIPNFRFPGFEKPAHNDIMVFNWPTDTIPYFGYRGTERFDKPIDKKSNYVKRTVGLPGDNLQIKDGIVYIDGKELDLGDRAKIQFYYTVYSDKGVDLNYFANLGYNEFMSTYIASFTNQRQIEAIEPYVRDAKKQDNGTFIIKTMGLPASVIQNNQIPLQAVLDKEVLINLTANDVEYLKSQNVFDSIVKYELPNEGTRIFPHNRPGWTGDNLGPIHIPAKGETVQLTLDNLPMYKGIIKEYENNELKVENGKILINGNETNSYTFNQDYYYMMGDNRHNSEDSRYWGFVPQDHIVGKPVFVWMSLDQNVPWGKFFDKVRWERLFTTVHGTGTPYSFFIYFVILMGIWGVYSFVKYRKKKKDSFKY; encoded by the coding sequence ATGGCATTAACAGAATTGTTGATTATTTTTTTAATTATACAAGTAATTCACTTTTTAGGAACTTGGAAACTTTATATAAAAGCTGGTAGAAAACCTCTTGAAGCTGCAATACCAATTTACAACGCAATTGTTTTAATGAAAATCATAAACCGACCGACTTGGTGGGTAATTTTGTTATTTATTCCGGTTGTAAACTTAATTATGTTTCCGGTAGTTTGGGTTGAAACTTTAAGAAGTTTTGGTAAAAATTCAACCTTAGATACCATTTTAGGAGTTGTTACTTTTGGATTTTATATTTATGTTGTAAACTATGTTCAGGACGTAAAATACATCAAAGACAGAAGTTTAAAACCTAAGACTGAAACAGGAGAAACCATAAGTTCAATTTTATTTGCAGTTGTAGTTGCTACAATTATTCATACTTATATTATTCAACCGTTTACCATTCCGACATCGTCATTAGAAAAAACACTTTTAGTCGGAGATTTTTTATTTGTAAGTAAAGTAAATTACGGAGCAAGAACGCCTAAAACACCTGTAGCTTTTCCGATGGTTCATGATACCATTCCTTTTATTAATAAAAAATCATATTTAAGCTCGATACAAATACCAAACTTCCGCTTTCCAGGATTTGAAAAACCTGCTCATAACGATATTATGGTTTTCAACTGGCCAACAGATACAATTCCATATTTTGGATATAGAGGTACGGAACGTTTTGATAAACCAATTGATAAAAAATCGAACTATGTAAAAAGAACCGTTGGATTACCAGGAGATAATCTTCAGATTAAAGATGGAATTGTATATATCGATGGAAAAGAACTAGACTTAGGTGATCGTGCAAAAATTCAGTTTTATTATACTGTTTATTCAGACAAAGGAGTTGATTTGAATTATTTTGCAAATTTAGGCTATAATGAATTCATGTCTACTTATATCGCAAGTTTCACTAACCAAAGGCAAATAGAAGCTATTGAACCTTATGTTAGAGATGCAAAAAAACAAGACAATGGAACTTTTATTATCAAAACGATGGGATTACCTGCAAGTGTAATTCAAAACAATCAAATTCCGTTACAAGCTGTTTTAGACAAAGAAGTTTTAATCAACTTAACAGCTAACGATGTTGAATATTTAAAAAGTCAAAACGTTTTTGATTCTATCGTAAAATACGAACTTCCAAATGAAGGAACACGTATTTTCCCACATAATAGACCAGGTTGGACTGGAGATAATTTAGGTCCTATTCATATTCCAGCAAAAGGAGAAACGGTTCAATTAACATTGGATAATCTTCCGATGTACAAAGGAATTATTAAAGAATACGAAAATAACGAACTAAAAGTAGAAAACGGAAAAATATTGATAAACGGAAACGAAACAAATTCGTACACTTTTAATCAAGATTATTACTATATGATGGGAGATAACCGTCATAATTCTGAAGACAGTCGTTATTGGGGATTTGTACCACAAGATCATATCGTTGGTAAACCAGTATTCGTTTGGATGAGTTTAGACCAAAATGTTCCTTGGGGAAAATTCTTTGATAAAGTTCGTTGGGAAAGATTATTCACAACCGTTCATGGAACAGGAACTCCTTATTCGTTCTTTATTTACTTTGTGATTTTAATGGGAATTTGGGGTGTTTATTCTTTTGTGAAATACAGAAAGAAAAAGAAAGATAGTTTTAAATACTAA
- a CDS encoding WbqC family protein has product MDILIHPSYFPSISHFVAMIQADKITFEMDDNFQKQTNRNRMYIYGANGTQLLNIPIKKGLEHNQKYKDVRIEYDFNWRKQHFKSLESAYRTSPFFEYFEDDFRSLYDKKYEFLLDLNLETHLLVTDSFGIQLPFEKTDEYHKQVTNLIDLRPLIDGKKDTNQFEPYTQVFEEKYGFINNLSILDLLFNEGRYGIDYLKKQAINF; this is encoded by the coding sequence ATGGATATTTTAATTCATCCGAGTTATTTTCCTTCCATCAGTCATTTTGTTGCGATGATTCAAGCAGATAAAATTACTTTTGAAATGGACGATAATTTTCAAAAACAAACCAATCGAAACCGTATGTATATTTACGGAGCAAACGGAACTCAATTATTAAATATTCCGATTAAGAAAGGTTTAGAACACAATCAAAAATATAAAGACGTTCGTATTGAATATGATTTTAATTGGAGAAAACAACATTTTAAATCGTTAGAATCAGCATACAGAACTTCGCCTTTCTTTGAATATTTCGAAGATGATTTTAGAAGTTTATACGATAAGAAATATGAGTTTTTATTGGATTTAAATTTAGAAACACATCTATTAGTTACAGACAGTTTCGGAATTCAACTTCCGTTTGAAAAAACAGATGAATACCACAAACAAGTAACCAATTTGATAGATTTAAGACCTTTGATTGACGGAAAAAAAGATACCAACCAATTTGAACCTTATACGCAAGTATTCGAAGAAAAATACGGTTTTATTAATAACTTAAGTATTCTGGATTTACTTTTTAACGAAGGAAGATACGGAATAGATTATCTAAAAAAACAAGCGATTAACTTTTAA